In Tripterygium wilfordii isolate XIE 37 chromosome 23, ASM1340144v1, whole genome shotgun sequence, one genomic interval encodes:
- the LOC119993832 gene encoding heavy metal-associated isoprenylated plant protein 45-like yields the protein MEVVELKVNMHCKCNACAKIVRKTLCKIKGVKGVEIDTILNKITVLGYMNRKDVVKAVRRTGRRAEAWPSTCGVEAPSPRLPRGFRCIIPRCIVSKS from the exons ATGGAG GTTGTTGAATTGAAGGTAAATATGCACTGCAAGTGCAATGCCTGCGCGAAAATCGTACGCAAAACATTGTGCAAGATTAAAG GGGTTAAGGGTGTGGAAATAGACACCATATTGAACAAGATCACAGTGTTGGGGTACATGAACCGCAAGGACGTCGTAAAGGCGGTCAGGAGGACAGGGAGGAGAGCAGAGGCGTGGCCGTCAACCTGTGGCGTGGAGGCCCCAAGCCCTCGTCTGCCTAGAGGGTTCCGGTGCATCATTCCTAGGTGTATTGTTTCTAAAAGTTGA